The genomic DNA CGTCAGGCCCTTCACGGTGGAGCCGCTGCAATGAAGCGCGCGGAGCGCGGCTTCACGCTGGTCGAGGTGCTGGTGGCGCTGGGCATTGTGGCCATCGCCCTCATGGCGGGCCTGCAGGCCACCACCGCGCTGACGCGCAATGCCCAGCGGCAATCGGACATCGTGCTGGCCCAGCTGTGCGCCGAGAACGAACTGGTCAAGGTGCGCCTGTCGCGCCAGATGCCGGGTGTGGGCGACAGCACCCAACCCTGCGAGCAGGCAGGGCGCCGCTTCGACGTGGACGTGATCGTGCGGCCCACGCCGAACCCGAGTTTTCGGCGCGTGGATGCGCAGGTGCTCGATGGCGAGAACTCGGTGCTGCGCCTGTCCACCATCGTGGGCCGGTACTGAGATGGCCCCCACGCTCCCGCACTGCGTGTCGTCGCTGCCCCCCAAGGGGGCACAGCCCGCCTTCGGGCGGCCGGGCGGCGGTACTGAGATGGCCCCCACGCTCCCGCACTGCGTGTCGTCGCTGCCCCCCGAGGGGGCCCAGCCCGCCTTCGGGCGGCCGGGCGGCGGGCTGATGTGGCCCCCACGCTCGCGCACTGCGTGTCGCTCCCTGCCCCCCGAGGGGGCCCAGCCCGCCTTCGGGCGGCCGGGCGGCGGGCTGATCACTCCCACGCCCCCGCCGTGCGGCACGCAGCGCGGCTTCACCCTGATCGAGCTGCTGGTGGGCATTGCCATCATGGCGCTGATGGCCATTTTGGGCTGGCGCGGGCTGGACGGCATGGCGCGGGCGCAGGAGGCCACCCGCCAGCGGGCCGACGAGCTGC from Acidovorax sp. T1 includes the following:
- the gspI gene encoding type II secretion system minor pseudopilin GspI; the encoded protein is MKRAERGFTLVEVLVALGIVAIALMAGLQATTALTRNAQRQSDIVLAQLCAENELVKVRLSRQMPGVGDSTQPCEQAGRRFDVDVIVRPTPNPSFRRVDAQVLDGENSVLRLSTIVGRY